In one Rutidosis leptorrhynchoides isolate AG116_Rl617_1_P2 chromosome 8, CSIRO_AGI_Rlap_v1, whole genome shotgun sequence genomic region, the following are encoded:
- the LOC139863794 gene encoding E3 ubiquitin-protein ligase SINA-like 7, whose amino-acid sequence MGHGPYYLIVDTYIFMSMQCANGHIACHSCRMKMQDKCPSCGMQISSNRCRAMEKLMDSVIVYYKKHDHEQECPNMGCFCPYPLCNFADPYKNLYIHFSEHKSAATSFTYKTPFSVSFEKNQKYVFLQKRNEGFLFVLKHHVRKYGRHFSVECIGSSLLDNQFVYQLTAKCMDTSFSLESVPEVHTRFDHQTRSKNSLTIPLSSLYKSGRVSVRLRVKKAPNV is encoded by the coding sequence ATGGGCCATGGCCCATATTACTTGATAGTTGATACATACATTTTCATGTCAATGCAGTGTGCAAATGGGCACATAGCATGTCATTCTTGCCGCATGAAGATGCAGGACAAGTGTCCTTCGTGTGGCATGCAAATTTCTTCCAACCGTTGCCGGGCTATGGAGAAGCTGATGGATTCAGTCATTGTTTACTACAAAAAACATGATCATGAACAAGAATGTCCAAACATGGGATGCTTCTGTCCATATCCACTGTGCAACTTTGCTGATCCTTATAAGAacttatatattcattttagtGAACACAAATCAGCTGCCACTTCGTTCACTTACAAAACACCATTTTCTGTTAGTTTTGAAAAAAACCAAAAGTACGTGTTTCTTCAAAAACGAAATGAGGGTTTTCTATTTGTTTTGAAGCATCATGTTCGAAAATATGGAAGACATTTTAGTGTTGAGTGCATTGGATCGAGTTTACTAGACAATCAGTTTGTGTATCAGCTTACCGCGAAATGCATGGATACGTCTTTCTCGCTAGAGTCTGTCCCGGAGGTCCACACGAGGTTTGATCATCAAACTCGAAGCAAGAATTCTCTTACCATCCCTTTGAGTTCCTTGTATAAAAGTGGACGAGTGTCGGTTCGATTACGTGTAAAGAAAGCTCCAAATGTTTGA